Part of the Usitatibacter palustris genome, CGATGGCCTCGGTCTGCGGCGGCTGCCTTTCGCTGATGGATGCCGGCGTTCCGCTCAAGGGCCACGTCGCGGGTATCGCGATGGGCCTCATCAAGGACGGCGGACGTTTCGCCGTGCTCACCGACATCCTCGGTGACGAAGATCACCTCGGCGACATGGACTTCAAGGTCGCGGGTACCGATCGCGGCGTGACCGCCCTGCAGATGGACATCAAGATCCAGGGCATCACGAAGGAAATCATGAAGGTCGCGCTCGAGCAGGCCAAGGAAGGCCGCCTGCACATCCTCGGCCTCATGAAGACGGCCGTCCCCGGCCCGCGCGTCGAGATGTCGAACTACGCCCCGCGCATCGTCAAGATGAAGATCAACCCGGACAAGATCCGCGAAGTGATCGGCAAGGGCGGCAGCGTCATCCAGGCGCTCACGCGCGAGACTGGCACGACGATCGACATCGAGGACGATGGCACGATCTCGATCGCCTGCCTCTCGGCCGAAGCCGGCGAAGACGCGCGCCAGCGCATCCTCGCGATCACCGCCGAAGTGGAAGTCGGCAAGATCTACGAAGGCCCGGTCCTTCGTCTGCTCGACTTCGGCGCGATCATCCAGCTGCTGCCCGGCAAGGACGGCCTGCTGCACATCTCGCAGATCGCGCACGAGCGCGTGAACGCGGTCTCGGACTACTTGAAGGAAGGCCAGATCGTGAAGGTCAAGGTCATGGAAGCCGACGACAAGGGTCGCGTCCGCCTCTCGAGAAAGGCGCTGCTGGATCCGCCCGCACGCAAGGAAGAGTCGCCGCAGGCTCCGCCGCCCGTCGCTGCGCCGGCAGAGACCGCGACGCCACCCCAGTAACGATTGCGTACGGCCAGCGCGCTATAATTCGCGCGCTGGTCGTGCCGCGTTCCCTGTCGGGGTGTAGCGCAGTCTGGTAGCGCACTTGCTTTGGGAGCAAGATGTCGGAGGTTCGAATCCTCTCACCCCGACCACTGTTCTCGCATCAAGGATTCAGAACGCGCCCGTAGCTCATCCGGATAGAGCACCGGCCTTCTAAGCCGGGGGTAACAGGTTCGAATCCTGTCGGGCGCGCCAGTATTGCCCGGCATTCAGATTTTCAATGGTGGCTGTAGCTCAGCGGTAGAGTCCCGGATTGTGATTCCGGTTGTCGTGGGTTCGAACCCCATCAGCCACCCCACCTGCACAACGAAAGCCCGCGAAAGCGGGCTTTTCCTTTTCTACGCCTTGCTGCGCATGAGGCGCTGCTGTTCGCGCTTCCAGTCGCGCTCTTTTTCCGTCTCGCGCTTGTCGTGCTGCTTCTTGCCCTTGGCGAGCCCGATGGCGAGTTTCACCCGGCCGTTCACGAAGTGGAGGTCGATCGGAACGAGCGTGTAGCCGCGTTGCTCCACCTTGCCGATGAGCTTGCGGATCTCCTCGGCGTGCATCAGGAGCTTCCTCGAGCGGGTCGGGTCCGGGTTGACGTGGGTCGAGGCCGTGGGCAGGGCGCTGATGTGCATCCCGATCACGAAGGGCTCCTCGCGATTGAGCACGACATAGGCTTCCTTGAGGTTCACGCGGCCGGCGCGGATCGCCTTCACCTCCCAGCCCTCGAGCACCAGCCCGGCCTCGAAACGCTCCTCGACGAAGTAGTCGTGGAACGCTTTCCTGTTTTCGACAATACTCATGCGGCGATTTTCTCATGCCTACCGTCCGCAAGTCCGTCATTGTTGCCCGGCCCGCCGAGGCGCTTTTCGCCCTC contains:
- the smpB gene encoding SsrA-binding protein SmpB; translation: MSIVENRKAFHDYFVEERFEAGLVLEGWEVKAIRAGRVNLKEAYVVLNREEPFVIGMHISALPTASTHVNPDPTRSRKLLMHAEEIRKLIGKVEQRGYTLVPIDLHFVNGRVKLAIGLAKGKKQHDKRETEKERDWKREQQRLMRSKA